The Spartinivicinus poritis genome contains a region encoding:
- the mazG gene encoding nucleoside triphosphate pyrophosphohydrolase, translating to MKYTTEDLLYLMQRLRDPKLGCPWDIKQSYRTIVPHTIEEAYEVADAIAKQDYDHLEEELGDLLFQVIFYAQLAQEESRFNFDSIVSRLVEKLIRRHPHVFPEGTLSSQRKPDEGINEQQIAVNWEKIKTIEKQQAAASANKKQEQFFIDEVPVGLPALIKAYKLQKQAAKTGFDWDEVKLVLAKLKEELAELETELEADNQQNIEAELGDLLFCCVNLARHLKVNPEQALEQTNNKFIKRFSWIEQQLTKQNKTLMDATLSEMDWLWNQAKENNQN from the coding sequence ATGAAGTATACAACTGAAGATTTATTATATTTAATGCAGCGGTTACGAGACCCAAAACTAGGTTGCCCATGGGACATAAAGCAGAGCTACCGGACAATTGTCCCGCATACTATTGAAGAGGCTTATGAAGTTGCAGATGCGATAGCTAAACAAGATTATGATCACTTAGAAGAAGAGTTGGGGGATTTGCTTTTTCAAGTCATTTTCTATGCTCAGTTAGCCCAAGAAGAGTCACGGTTTAATTTTGATAGTATTGTGAGTCGACTAGTAGAAAAACTTATCAGGCGTCATCCGCATGTTTTTCCTGAAGGGACATTAAGCTCTCAGCGTAAACCAGATGAGGGTATTAATGAGCAACAAATAGCAGTTAACTGGGAAAAAATTAAAACAATAGAAAAACAACAAGCTGCCGCGTCGGCAAATAAAAAACAAGAGCAGTTTTTTATTGATGAAGTGCCTGTTGGGCTGCCAGCATTAATAAAAGCCTATAAATTGCAAAAGCAAGCTGCAAAAACAGGGTTTGATTGGGATGAGGTTAAACTGGTATTAGCCAAGCTTAAAGAAGAGCTGGCTGAGCTAGAAACTGAACTTGAAGCAGATAACCAGCAAAATATTGAAGCTGAGTTAGGAGACTTGTTGTTTTGTTGTGTAAATCTGGCGCGGCACCTTAAAGTTAATCCTGAGCAAGCTTTGGAACAAACCAATAATAAGTTTATTAAGCGGTTTAGCTGGATAGAGCAGCAATTAACTAAGCAAAATAAAACATTAATGGACGCGACATTAAGTGAAATGGATTGGTTATGGAACCAAGCGAAAGAAAATAATCAAAACTAA
- the relA gene encoding GTP diphosphokinase, whose amino-acid sequence MVKVREEHPIHEDGSVNIDAWLSRFGQDANIKDMGQVQLACSISKQAELEASSEKNIWVEGASSFRTGLEMAQILSELNLDQESLIAAILYRGVREHKLPIKKVKEQFGGRVAKLIEGVLGMAAISSLQMHNRNRVLGQEHGQLDKVRKMLVSVIDDVRVALIKLAERTCAIRAVKHADKEKRRRVAQEVFNIYAPLAHRLGIGYIKWELEDLSFRYLKPQDYKKIARLLDERRVDREQYIANAIKALKTSLTAAGIESDITGRAKHIYSIWRKMRRKGIEFREVYDVRAVRVLVPEVRDCYATLGIIHSLWKHIPKEFDDYIATPKENGYRSLHTAVIGPDGKNLEVQIRTYNMHEEAEKGVCAHWLYKGTDINSASDSYEEKIAWLRQVLEWHEEIGDMENLADQLRADIEPDRIYVFTKDGHVVDLSLGATPIDFAYRIHTEVGNTCRGAKVGGRIVPLSHTLRTGDQVEILTGPGASPSRDWLNPNLGYITTSRARAKITHWFKEQDREQNIFAGRAQLERELKRLALKIEDYDELASKVNYQTADDMYAAVGAGDLKQNHVINAAQQLVEPKDVKEFELKARPSQHSKVVDSDVIVSGVGNLLTQMAGCCHPLPGDDIVGYITVGRGVTIHRQDCPTALQLQEKEPVRFIEVGWVSEQVNIYPVNVLIKAYDRSGLLRDITIVLANEKVNVLAVNTQSDKDDNLAVMKLTIEVSSLQALGRVLAKINQVSNVIEVVRDKQH is encoded by the coding sequence ATGGTTAAAGTACGTGAAGAACACCCTATACATGAAGATGGTTCTGTCAATATTGATGCCTGGCTGTCTCGATTTGGTCAGGATGCCAATATTAAAGATATGGGGCAGGTTCAGCTGGCTTGTAGTATTAGTAAACAAGCGGAGTTAGAAGCAAGCTCAGAAAAAAATATTTGGGTTGAAGGTGCCAGCAGCTTTCGTACTGGGCTGGAGATGGCACAAATTCTTTCTGAATTAAACCTCGACCAGGAAAGCCTGATAGCCGCTATTCTCTATCGCGGAGTTAGAGAACATAAATTACCGATTAAAAAGGTTAAAGAGCAATTTGGAGGGCGTGTCGCCAAGTTAATTGAAGGTGTGTTAGGCATGGCGGCAATTAGCTCTTTACAAATGCATAACCGCAATAGAGTGCTTGGTCAGGAGCATGGCCAATTAGATAAAGTAAGAAAGATGCTGGTATCAGTGATTGACGATGTAAGAGTCGCGTTGATTAAACTGGCTGAGCGAACCTGTGCAATTAGAGCAGTAAAACATGCCGATAAAGAAAAGCGGCGACGAGTGGCTCAAGAAGTATTTAACATCTATGCTCCTTTGGCTCATCGATTGGGGATTGGTTATATCAAGTGGGAGCTGGAAGACCTTTCTTTTCGTTACTTAAAGCCCCAAGATTACAAAAAAATTGCCAGATTATTGGATGAGCGGCGGGTAGATCGAGAGCAATATATTGCTAATGCAATAAAAGCACTAAAAACATCTCTCACCGCAGCAGGTATAGAATCCGACATCACTGGGCGTGCAAAACATATTTATAGTATTTGGCGCAAAATGCGCCGTAAAGGCATTGAGTTTAGAGAAGTTTATGATGTCAGGGCAGTCAGAGTATTAGTGCCTGAAGTAAGAGACTGCTATGCCACATTAGGTATTATCCATTCCCTATGGAAGCATATCCCCAAAGAATTTGACGACTATATCGCCACCCCTAAAGAAAATGGCTATCGATCATTACATACGGCAGTTATAGGCCCTGATGGCAAAAATCTTGAAGTGCAAATCCGTACTTACAATATGCATGAAGAAGCAGAAAAGGGAGTTTGTGCTCACTGGCTTTATAAGGGCACAGATATTAATTCTGCTAGTGATAGCTATGAAGAAAAAATTGCCTGGTTAAGGCAGGTGCTCGAGTGGCATGAAGAAATTGGTGATATGGAGAACCTTGCGGATCAACTACGTGCTGATATTGAGCCTGATCGTATTTATGTGTTTACCAAAGATGGTCACGTAGTCGATTTGTCTTTAGGAGCCACACCCATAGATTTTGCCTACCGAATTCATACTGAAGTGGGTAATACCTGTCGTGGAGCTAAAGTGGGTGGGCGAATAGTGCCACTGAGTCATACCTTGCGAACAGGTGATCAAGTTGAGATTTTAACAGGCCCAGGAGCAAGCCCAAGTAGGGACTGGTTAAATCCCAATTTGGGTTATATTACAACATCAAGAGCTAGGGCTAAAATCACCCATTGGTTTAAAGAACAGGATCGAGAGCAGAATATATTTGCTGGTCGAGCCCAACTTGAACGAGAGCTTAAGCGACTAGCGTTAAAAATAGAAGACTATGATGAGCTAGCCAGTAAAGTAAACTATCAAACGGCAGATGATATGTATGCGGCAGTCGGTGCTGGTGATTTAAAACAAAACCATGTCATTAATGCCGCACAGCAACTAGTAGAGCCTAAGGACGTTAAAGAATTTGAGTTGAAAGCTCGCCCCAGTCAGCACAGTAAAGTTGTAGACAGTGATGTTATTGTGAGTGGTGTGGGTAATTTACTGACTCAGATGGCTGGCTGCTGCCACCCACTACCTGGCGATGATATTGTGGGATACATTACTGTTGGAAGGGGGGTGACCATTCACCGTCAAGATTGTCCAACGGCATTGCAGCTTCAAGAAAAGGAGCCTGTGCGGTTTATTGAAGTTGGCTGGGTTAGTGAGCAAGTAAACATTTACCCGGTTAATGTGTTGATAAAAGCTTACGACCGGTCTGGCTTGTTGCGAGATATTACGATTGTTTTAGCGAATGAGAAAGTCAATGTGTTAGCTGTGAATACTCAGTCAGATAAAGATGATAATTTAGCTGTGATGAAACTAACGATTGAAGTAAGTAGTTTGCAGGCATTGGGTAGGGTGTTAGCTAAAATTAATCAAGTATCCAATGTTATTGAAGTGGTTAGGGATAAGCAGCACTAA
- the cysM gene encoding cysteine synthase CysM, with translation MAVNYPTIESLVGNTPLVRLQRLTGNTTNNVLVKLEGNNPAGSVKDRPALMMINEAERLGAIKPGDTLIEATSGNTGIALAMAAAIKGYRMVLIMPDNMSEERRSAMSAYGAELISVSQEQGMEGARDLAEQMEREGKGLVLNQFANKANPLAHYLGTGPEIWQQTQGEVTHFISSMGTTGTIMGTSRYLKEQNQAVQIIGLQPAEGASIPGIRRWPKAYLPTIFEPERVDQVMDITQQEAEVTMRRLAQEEGIFCGVSSGGAVAAALTIAQQVENATIVAIICDRGDRYLSTGVFSSK, from the coding sequence CAGCGGTTGACGGGTAATACTACGAATAATGTACTTGTTAAGTTGGAGGGAAATAATCCAGCAGGTTCAGTCAAAGACCGCCCTGCATTAATGATGATTAATGAAGCGGAGCGACTGGGCGCCATTAAACCGGGTGATACGCTTATTGAAGCAACCAGTGGTAATACAGGGATTGCTTTGGCGATGGCAGCTGCAATTAAAGGCTATCGAATGGTGTTAATTATGCCTGACAATATGAGTGAGGAGCGACGCTCTGCAATGTCGGCCTATGGTGCAGAGCTAATTAGTGTCAGTCAGGAGCAGGGGATGGAAGGTGCACGTGACTTGGCAGAACAGATGGAGCGAGAAGGTAAAGGTTTAGTGCTGAATCAATTTGCTAATAAAGCAAATCCTTTAGCACATTATTTGGGAACAGGCCCAGAAATATGGCAACAAACCCAAGGAGAAGTCACCCACTTTATCAGCTCAATGGGAACTACTGGCACTATAATGGGAACCTCGCGTTATTTAAAGGAGCAGAATCAAGCAGTACAAATTATTGGTTTACAGCCTGCTGAAGGGGCGAGTATTCCAGGAATTCGCCGGTGGCCAAAAGCTTACTTACCAACTATTTTTGAACCTGAGCGTGTTGACCAGGTAATGGACATAACTCAGCAGGAAGCAGAAGTTACAATGCGTAGGCTGGCTCAAGAGGAGGGTATCTTCTGTGGTGTATCCTCAGGTGGGGCAGTAGCTGCTGCATTGACAATAGCTCAGCAGGTTGAAAATGCGACGATTGTTGCCATTATTTGTGATCGAGGTGATCGGTATTTATCAACTGGTGTATTTAGTTCAAAATAA